From Elephas maximus indicus isolate mEleMax1 chromosome 1, mEleMax1 primary haplotype, whole genome shotgun sequence, a single genomic window includes:
- the MAGEF1 gene encoding LOW QUALITY PROTEIN: melanoma-associated antigen F1 (The sequence of the model RefSeq protein was modified relative to this genomic sequence to represent the inferred CDS: inserted 9 bases in 6 codons; substituted 3 bases at 3 genomic stop codons), with product MVMVRTPELGGLPSPQAQGGKDGSRDPESXLLQESPVEPCGAGREELXSVPHSQRXARALARCRSARRLDRTXTELVQFLLGKDEDTSPSSLSEVVKRVIRGSKALVPEIVARAAEHLRXVLGFELXQPDRKHPTYNLIGKLKPLEEEEDXGGGGPRSGLLMMVSGLVFTKGNSASEAQVWEMLRRLGMRPXKYHFLFGYPERLIMEGFLQQRCLSYRQVPHTSPPECGFCWGLRSTLKTGKMEVLGFVAKPHKKEPXHWPVQYQKALADEADKARARAGIRPW from the exons ATGGTGATGGTGCGGACGCCCGAGCTTGGGGGTctccccagccctcaggcccagGGAGGGAAGGATGGCAGCCGTGACCCCGAGTC CCTCCTGCAGGAGAGCCCCGTGGAGCCCTGTGGCGCCGGGAGGGAGGAGCTGTAGAGTGTGCCCCACTCCCAGAG CGCGAGGGCCTTGGCGCGGTGCAGGTCTGCCCGCCGCCTGGATCGGA GGACCGAGCTGGTTCAGTTCCTGCTGGGGAAGGACGAGGACACGAGCCCCAGCTCCCTCTCCGAAGTGGTGAAACGCGTGATCCGAGGCTCGAAGGCCCTGGTCCCCGAGATCGTGGCGAGGGCCGCAGAGCACCTGCG TGTCTTGGGGTTTGAGCTGTAACAGCCTGACCGCAAGCACCCCACTTACAACCTGATCGGCAAACTAAAACCtcttgaggaggaggagg ctgGAGGAGGTGGCCCCAGATCTGGCCTCCTCATGATGGTCTCGGGCCTTGTCTTCACGAAAGGTAATAGCGCCAGTGAGGCCCAGGTCTGGGAGATGCTGCGTCGGTTGGGGATGCGTCCCTGAAAGTATCACTTCCTCTTTGGTTACCCAGAGAGGCTTATTATGGAAGGTTTTCTGCAGCAGCGATGCCTCAGTTACAGGCAGGTGCCTCACACCAGTCCGCCTGAATGTGGATTCTGTTGGGGTCTCCGAAGCACCCTGAAAACCGGCAAGATGGAAGTTCTGGGGTTTGTGGCCAAGCCGCATAAGAAGGAAC AGCACTGGCCAGTGCAGTATCAGAAGGCCCTGGCAGACGAGGCAGACAAGGCCAGGGCTAGGGCCGGCATCCGCCCCTGGTGA